From a region of the Pogona vitticeps strain Pit_001003342236 chromosome 7, PviZW2.1, whole genome shotgun sequence genome:
- the HES4 gene encoding transcription factor HES-4 isoform X2, which produces MPADTMEKPTASPIAGAPASSSHTPDKPKSASEHRKSSKPIMEKRRRARINESLGQLKTLILDALKKDSSRHSKLEKADILEMTVKHLRNLQRAQMTGKYRAGFNECMNEVTRFLSTCEGVNTDVRSRLLGHLSTCLGQIVAMNYPAPPPPPQAASGQPAHMTQPLHVQLPGPVAAGAAAMPVPCKLNPTETLSPKVYGGFQLVPATDGQFAFLIPNPAFPPGTGPVIPLYANANMPASSGGSTATPSVSPVQGLTSFGGSLASASQAGGERSDTVWRPW; this is translated from the exons ATGCCAGCCGATACTATGGAGAAGCCGACTGCGTCCCCGATCGCTGGGGCACCCGCCAGTTCTAGCCATACCCCGGATAAACCGAAGAGCGCCAGCGAACACAGAAAG TCTTCTAAACCAATCATGGAGAAGCGACGCCGGGCCAGGATTAATGAAAGTCTGGGCCAGCTGAAAACCCTCATCCTGGATGCCTTGAAGAAAGAT AGCTCAAGGCATTCCAAGCTAGAGAAAGCGGATATCTTGGAGATGACAGTAAAACACCTGAGGAATCTCCAAAGAGCTCAGATGACAG GCAAATACCGTGCTGGCTTCAACGAGTGCATGAATGAGGTCACCCGTTTCCTCTCCACCTGCGAAGGGGTCAACACGGATGTCCGCAGCCGCCTGCTGGGCCACCTCTCCACATGCTTGGGACAGATCGTGGCCATGAATTACCCtgcaccacctccaccacctcaAGCCGCAAGTGGACAGCCTGCACATATGACCCAACCGTTGCATGTCCAGTTGCCTGGTCCTGTAGCAGCAGGAGCTGCAGCCATGCCAGTGCCATGCAAACTTAATCCCACTGAAACCTTATCCCCCAAAGTCTATGGGGGGTTCCAACTAGTGCCAGCAACTGATGGCCAGTTTGCTTTCCTCATCCCTAACCCAGCGTTCCCACCAGGCACCGGGCCAGTTATTCCTCTCTACGCCAACGCAAACATGCCAGCTTCCTCAGGCGGCTCGACAGCAACGCCTTCAGTGTCCCCAGTTCAAGGTCTCACATCCTTTGGGGGAAGCTTAGCATCCGCCTCCCAAGCTGGAGGGGAACGCAGTGACACAGTCTGGAGACCATGGTGA
- the HES4 gene encoding transcription factor HES-4 isoform X1, with amino-acid sequence MPADTMEKPTASPIAGAPASSSHTPDKPKSASEHRKSSKPIMEKRRRARINESLGQLKTLILDALKKDSSRHSKLEKADILEMTVKHLRNLQRAQMTAALSADPTVLGKYRAGFNECMNEVTRFLSTCEGVNTDVRSRLLGHLSTCLGQIVAMNYPAPPPPPQAASGQPAHMTQPLHVQLPGPVAAGAAAMPVPCKLNPTETLSPKVYGGFQLVPATDGQFAFLIPNPAFPPGTGPVIPLYANANMPASSGGSTATPSVSPVQGLTSFGGSLASASQAGGERSDTVWRPW; translated from the exons ATGCCAGCCGATACTATGGAGAAGCCGACTGCGTCCCCGATCGCTGGGGCACCCGCCAGTTCTAGCCATACCCCGGATAAACCGAAGAGCGCCAGCGAACACAGAAAG TCTTCTAAACCAATCATGGAGAAGCGACGCCGGGCCAGGATTAATGAAAGTCTGGGCCAGCTGAAAACCCTCATCCTGGATGCCTTGAAGAAAGAT AGCTCAAGGCATTCCAAGCTAGAGAAAGCGGATATCTTGGAGATGACAGTAAAACACCTGAGGAATCTCCAAAGAGCTCAGATGACAG CCGCTCTGAGTGCTGACCCTACTGTTTTAGGCAAATACCGTGCTGGCTTCAACGAGTGCATGAATGAGGTCACCCGTTTCCTCTCCACCTGCGAAGGGGTCAACACGGATGTCCGCAGCCGCCTGCTGGGCCACCTCTCCACATGCTTGGGACAGATCGTGGCCATGAATTACCCtgcaccacctccaccacctcaAGCCGCAAGTGGACAGCCTGCACATATGACCCAACCGTTGCATGTCCAGTTGCCTGGTCCTGTAGCAGCAGGAGCTGCAGCCATGCCAGTGCCATGCAAACTTAATCCCACTGAAACCTTATCCCCCAAAGTCTATGGGGGGTTCCAACTAGTGCCAGCAACTGATGGCCAGTTTGCTTTCCTCATCCCTAACCCAGCGTTCCCACCAGGCACCGGGCCAGTTATTCCTCTCTACGCCAACGCAAACATGCCAGCTTCCTCAGGCGGCTCGACAGCAACGCCTTCAGTGTCCCCAGTTCAAGGTCTCACATCCTTTGGGGGAAGCTTAGCATCCGCCTCCCAAGCTGGAGGGGAACGCAGTGACACAGTCTGGAGACCATGGTGA